A DNA window from Ornithobacterium rhinotracheale DSM 15997 contains the following coding sequences:
- the ccoG gene encoding cytochrome c oxidase accessory protein CcoG, with translation MAENNQNQTPEEEFQSFRNSIGTAEKSGKRKWVYAKKPEGKYYKWRSIVSYFLLAFLIITPFIKINGNPLFKFDIISREFYIFSYPFFTSDFKIFAIGMITSIVFIILFTVVYGRIFCGWICPQTIFLEMVFRKIEYAIDGDRNKQMKLAKQEWNEEKIRKRLLKWSIYAVLSFIIANIMFAWIIGIDELKKLITEGPIQNLSTFIGLLIFTGAFYFVFTWFREQACVLVCPYGRLQGVLIDRKTIIVAYDYKRGERTKGRARFKRGVDRAAEGIGDCIDCGNCVVVCPTGIDIRNGTQLECVNCTACIDACDEVMTKINLPTGLIRYASEENIAEKKPFKFTARMAAYTFVLVLLLSVLTALIFTRSDVNSKFLKEAGTDFKIVNNNIVTNNFEYNLQNKTKETKQLHLELANYKDGKIELVNHAPILILEPGKQVQGKMIISIPKHELKSYKAKITINVLDENNKLIDSYRTSFSAPYKFQY, from the coding sequence ATGGCAGAAAATAATCAAAATCAGACTCCCGAAGAAGAATTCCAATCATTCAGAAATAGCATAGGCACAGCTGAAAAATCTGGGAAAAGAAAATGGGTTTATGCTAAAAAACCCGAGGGGAAATACTATAAATGGCGAAGCATTGTAAGCTATTTCTTGCTTGCATTCTTAATCATTACTCCTTTTATCAAAATCAATGGCAATCCATTGTTTAAATTTGATATCATAAGTAGAGAATTTTATATTTTCAGTTATCCATTCTTCACCTCCGATTTCAAGATTTTTGCAATTGGTATGATTACAAGCATTGTATTTATCATTCTTTTCACGGTGGTGTATGGTCGTATTTTCTGTGGATGGATTTGTCCGCAAACCATTTTCTTGGAAATGGTATTTAGAAAAATTGAATACGCCATTGATGGGGACAGAAACAAACAAATGAAACTTGCCAAGCAAGAATGGAATGAAGAAAAAATCAGAAAAAGATTATTGAAATGGAGTATTTATGCAGTGCTCTCATTCATTATCGCCAATATCATGTTTGCTTGGATTATCGGGATAGATGAGCTTAAAAAACTTATCACCGAAGGACCTATTCAAAATTTAAGCACATTCATAGGACTACTTATCTTTACAGGAGCGTTCTACTTCGTGTTTACTTGGTTTAGAGAACAAGCCTGTGTACTTGTCTGTCCTTATGGTAGATTGCAAGGTGTTTTGATTGATAGAAAAACCATCATCGTAGCCTACGATTACAAAAGAGGTGAGCGTACCAAAGGTAGAGCCAGATTCAAACGAGGAGTAGACCGTGCTGCCGAGGGAATTGGTGATTGTATCGATTGTGGCAACTGTGTAGTTGTGTGCCCTACCGGGATCGACATCAGAAACGGGACTCAGCTTGAGTGCGTAAACTGTACTGCGTGTATTGATGCCTGCGACGAGGTGATGACCAAAATTAATTTACCAACGGGATTGATTCGCTATGCCTCCGAAGAAAACATTGCAGAGAAAAAACCATTTAAATTCACTGCGAGAATGGCGGCTTATACATTTGTGCTGGTATTATTACTTTCTGTCTTAACGGCTTTAATCTTTACCCGATCAGATGTAAACTCTAAATTCTTAAAAGAAGCTGGAACCGATTTTAAAATTGTGAACAACAATATTGTAACCAATAATTTTGAATACAATTTGCAAAACAAGACTAAAGAAACTAAACAATTACATTTAGAACTTGCTAATTATAAAGATGGAAAAATTGAACTCGTAAATCACGCACCTATATTAATCCTAGAACCAGGAAAACAAGTTCAAGGAAAAATGATTATCTCGATTCCTAAACACGAATTGAAATCTTATAAGGCAAAAATTACGATCAATGTACTAGACGAAAACAATAAATTAATCGATTCTTATCGTACAAGTTTCTCGGCTCCGTACAAATTCCAATACTAA
- the ruvA gene encoding Holliday junction branch migration protein RuvA, protein MITQLKGRLVEKEPNYVVIDCHGVGYYVSISQATYNDLPADENVLLYTHLLVREDAQNLYGFSTKSERSVFEFLISVSGVGPASAVVMLSTLSVGDIYAAIANDQPEVLQSVKGIGAKTAQRIILDLKNKIKKQVLETKKIEGKGTSKIKIEALSALEVLGIPKKVAEPIIVQLLKENPTLSLENLIKQTLKKK, encoded by the coding sequence ATGATTACGCAACTCAAAGGCAGATTAGTAGAGAAAGAACCCAATTATGTGGTGATAGATTGCCATGGTGTGGGATACTATGTAAGCATTAGTCAAGCAACTTACAATGATTTGCCAGCAGATGAGAATGTATTATTGTACACCCACCTTTTGGTGCGAGAAGATGCACAGAATTTATATGGATTTAGTACGAAATCAGAGCGTTCAGTATTTGAATTTTTAATTTCGGTGAGTGGAGTGGGACCCGCCTCTGCCGTTGTGATGTTGTCTACACTTTCGGTGGGAGATATTTACGCTGCAATTGCTAACGATCAGCCAGAGGTTTTGCAGTCGGTAAAGGGAATTGGAGCTAAAACAGCACAGCGTATCATTTTAGATCTTAAAAATAAGATTAAAAAACAAGTGCTGGAAACTAAAAAGATAGAAGGTAAAGGCACAAGCAAAATTAAAATCGAGGCTCTTTCTGCCCTTGAAGTCTTGGGGATTCCTAAAAAAGTGGCAGAGCCTATCATTGTTCAGCTTTTGAAAGAAAATCCAACTTTAAGCTTAGAAAACTTAATCAAACAAACCTTGAAAAAGAAATAG
- a CDS encoding peroxiredoxin: MSYVGKKFPNIAVNAMNEMGDTFKLNVLEKAVSEKKKVLLFWYPKDFTFVCPTELHAFQEAMAEFKKRNTIIIGASCDTPEVHFAWLNTPKDNGGIEGVTYDILADSNRNLSNALEILDSSEAEYCDETGCYLVEGDSVTYRATYLIDEDGKVFHESINDMPLGRNVAEYLRMIDAYTHVQKYGEVCPANWEEGKEAMNANRDGVANYLKSH, encoded by the coding sequence ATGTCTTACGTAGGTAAAAAATTCCCAAATATCGCAGTAAACGCCATGAACGAAATGGGCGATACTTTTAAATTAAATGTTCTTGAAAAAGCAGTGAGCGAAAAGAAAAAAGTTTTGCTTTTCTGGTATCCAAAGGACTTCACTTTTGTTTGTCCGACTGAGCTTCACGCTTTCCAAGAAGCTATGGCTGAATTTAAAAAAAGAAACACCATCATCATCGGTGCTTCTTGCGACACACCAGAAGTACACTTCGCTTGGCTAAACACACCAAAAGACAACGGAGGTATCGAAGGGGTAACTTATGACATTCTTGCAGATAGCAACAGAAACCTTTCAAACGCTTTAGAAATTTTAGACTCTAGCGAGGCTGAATATTGCGACGAAACTGGATGCTACTTAGTGGAAGGTGACAGCGTAACTTACCGTGCGACTTACTTGATCGACGAAGATGGTAAAGTATTCCACGAATCTATCAACGATATGCCTCTTGGTAGAAATGTTGCCGAGTACCTAAGAATGATTGATGCTTACACTCATGTTCAAAAATATGGTGAAGTATGCCCTGCAAACTGGGAAGAAGGTAAAGAAGCTATGAACGCAAACCGCGATGGTGTAGCTAATTACTTAAAATCTCACTAA
- a CDS encoding thioredoxin family protein: MKELEQDNLQEVLANNELVLVQYGAGWCGNCKIMKPKFKKFASKHTEIPFYYVDAEKFPESRKLAKVDNLPTFVAFKNGEAVQQIQTNKGEVLKQMIDEVTAN, encoded by the coding sequence ATGAAAGAATTAGAACAAGATAATTTACAGGAAGTTTTAGCTAATAACGAGTTAGTACTCGTTCAATATGGTGCTGGATGGTGCGGAAACTGCAAAATCATGAAACCTAAGTTCAAAAAATTTGCTAGCAAGCACACAGAAATCCCGTTCTACTATGTAGATGCTGAGAAATTCCCAGAATCAAGAAAATTAGCCAAAGTAGATAACTTACCTACTTTCGTGGCTTTCAAAAACGGAGAAGCTGTTCAACAAATCCAAACCAACAAAGGGGAGGTTTTAAAACAAATGATCGATGAGGTTACCGCTAATTAA
- a CDS encoding DNA alkylation repair protein — MEVQKTYIQKRLFLLQDKSYKDFQERLIPTVEPDRIIGIRTPRLRKFAKDFFKEKPELLNEFLADLPHTYYEENNLHLFLVSEFKDLAHAISETERILPYIDNWATCDITRPKVFEENPELIYSKIKEWITSEHEFTIRYAIGILLELYLDENFSTEHLDLVASVTDERYYVQMMMAWYFSYALIKQYEHAIPYLEQHKLPPFVHTKTIQKAIESRRVSDKKKSYLKTLRQKS; from the coding sequence ATGGAAGTGCAAAAAACATACATACAAAAACGCTTATTCCTCCTACAAGATAAAAGCTACAAGGATTTTCAAGAACGATTGATCCCAACCGTGGAACCTGATAGGATTATTGGGATCCGAACACCAAGGCTTAGAAAATTTGCCAAAGATTTTTTTAAAGAAAAGCCTGAGCTCTTGAACGAATTTTTGGCAGATTTACCACATACTTATTATGAGGAAAATAATCTGCATTTATTCCTAGTTTCAGAGTTTAAGGATTTAGCGCACGCAATCAGCGAGACTGAACGCATACTGCCCTATATAGACAACTGGGCTACTTGCGACATCACTCGACCAAAAGTTTTTGAAGAAAATCCTGAGCTTATTTATTCCAAGATAAAAGAATGGATTACGAGCGAACATGAATTTACGATTCGCTACGCCATTGGGATTTTGCTTGAACTGTATTTAGACGAGAATTTCTCGACCGAACATTTAGACTTAGTCGCTTCGGTAACAGATGAACGCTACTATGTGCAAATGATGATGGCTTGGTACTTTAGCTATGCTTTGATTAAGCAATACGAGCACGCAATTCCTTATCTTGAGCAACATAAATTACCACCTTTTGTTCATACTAAAACCATTCAAAAAGCGATTGAGAGTAGACGCGTTTCAGATAAGAAAAAATCATATCTAAAAACTTTAAGACAAAAAAGTTAA
- a CDS encoding FixH family protein, producing the protein MAKFNFTWGHGVILALVGFMAFILSLIFLADTPGDLVSENYYEHSLNYQKETIEAEKNTNALAHKPEVKLQANGINIVFPEEIQPSEGSVLLMRGAYAKDDVKDTLRLRNQQQLIPAAKLQKGEYDMELRWKSNGDFYLIKKRIEWGY; encoded by the coding sequence ATGGCAAAATTTAATTTTACTTGGGGGCATGGCGTCATTTTAGCACTCGTGGGATTTATGGCATTTATTTTAAGTCTAATTTTTCTAGCCGATACACCAGGCGATTTAGTTTCAGAGAATTATTATGAGCATTCTTTAAATTATCAAAAAGAAACCATAGAAGCCGAAAAAAACACCAATGCTCTTGCACACAAACCAGAGGTAAAGCTACAAGCAAATGGAATAAATATCGTATTTCCAGAAGAAATACAGCCAAGCGAAGGCTCTGTTTTGCTCATGCGTGGAGCCTATGCAAAAGATGATGTAAAGGACACTTTGCGTTTAAGAAATCAACAGCAATTGATTCCCGCAGCAAAATTGCAGAAAGGAGAATACGATATGGAACTTCGCTGGAAAAGCAACGGAGATTTCTATTTAATAAAAAAAAGAATTGAATGGGGGTATTAA
- a CDS encoding glutamine--tRNA ligase/YqeY domain fusion protein, with amino-acid sequence MSKEYNAANFIEQIINGDLSKGLPESELRFRFPPEPNGYLHIGHAKAICLNFGLGEKYNAPVNLRFDDTNPEAEEQEFVDSIQKDVEWLGFKWDKICFTSDYFEQLYDWAIEMIKEGKAYVDDQSSEEIVAQRKTPFEAGEESPYRNRSVEENLRLFEEMKNGEVPDGSRVLRAKIDMAAPNMNMRDPVMYRMLNRPHHRTGDKWKIYPMYDWAHGESDYIERISHSLCSLEFENHRPLYDWYVDQVHEDGTLKPKQREFARGNVSYMITSKRKLKKLVEENHVSGWDDPRMPTISGLRRRGFTPNSLKTFWEKAGIAKRDNVIDVSLLEHVLRDELNATAPRVFAVLDPVKLVIENYPEGKVENLKVENNPEDESAGFREVPFTRELYIEREDFMEDAPKKFFRLSIGKEVRLKGAYIIKGTRVEKDADGNITTIYATYDEDSKSGSGTEASMRRVKGTLHWVSAEQNLPIEVRLYDRLFSVEAPDADKEVDFLEHLNPDSLKVIQAYAEPSLKDANPEDRFQFQRLGYFVADMKDFGNGNYVFNRTVPLRDTWAKSK; translated from the coding sequence ATGAGCAAAGAATACAATGCAGCGAATTTTATAGAGCAAATCATCAATGGAGATTTGTCTAAAGGTTTACCTGAAAGCGAATTGAGATTCCGTTTTCCGCCAGAGCCAAATGGTTATTTACATATTGGTCATGCCAAGGCTATTTGCCTAAACTTCGGATTAGGAGAGAAATATAATGCGCCTGTAAACTTAAGATTCGACGATACCAATCCCGAGGCAGAAGAACAAGAGTTTGTGGATTCAATCCAGAAAGATGTAGAATGGCTTGGGTTTAAATGGGATAAAATCTGTTTTACTTCTGATTATTTTGAACAATTGTATGATTGGGCAATCGAAATGATTAAGGAGGGTAAGGCTTATGTTGATGATCAAAGCTCTGAGGAGATAGTAGCTCAGCGTAAAACGCCATTTGAAGCGGGAGAGGAAAGCCCATACCGCAACAGAAGTGTGGAAGAAAACCTCCGTTTGTTTGAGGAAATGAAAAATGGTGAAGTGCCAGATGGCTCTCGTGTATTGCGTGCTAAAATTGATATGGCGGCACCTAATATGAATATGCGAGACCCTGTGATGTATCGTATGCTAAACCGCCCTCACCATCGCACGGGAGATAAGTGGAAAATTTATCCTATGTACGATTGGGCACATGGCGAGAGCGATTATATCGAGAGAATTTCGCACTCATTGTGTTCGCTTGAGTTTGAAAACCACCGTCCGTTATATGATTGGTATGTGGATCAAGTGCACGAAGATGGAACTTTAAAACCAAAACAAAGAGAATTTGCGCGTGGTAATGTGAGCTATATGATTACCAGCAAGCGTAAGCTTAAAAAATTAGTAGAAGAAAATCATGTCTCTGGTTGGGACGATCCGCGTATGCCTACCATTTCTGGGTTGAGACGCCGCGGTTTTACGCCAAATTCGCTTAAAACTTTTTGGGAAAAAGCAGGGATTGCAAAACGCGACAATGTAATTGATGTTTCGCTTTTGGAGCATGTTTTGCGAGATGAGCTAAATGCTACTGCTCCGCGTGTATTTGCTGTCTTAGACCCTGTTAAATTAGTTATAGAAAACTATCCAGAGGGAAAAGTTGAAAACTTAAAAGTTGAAAACAATCCAGAAGATGAATCTGCCGGATTCCGTGAGGTGCCTTTTACGCGTGAACTATACATCGAGCGTGAGGATTTTATGGAAGATGCGCCTAAAAAATTCTTCCGTCTTTCTATTGGTAAAGAAGTTAGGTTGAAGGGGGCTTACATTATTAAAGGTACTCGTGTGGAAAAAGATGCCGATGGAAACATCACTACAATTTATGCTACTTATGACGAGGATAGCAAAAGTGGAAGCGGTACCGAAGCTAGTATGCGCCGAGTAAAAGGGACTTTGCACTGGGTGTCTGCCGAGCAAAATTTACCTATCGAAGTAAGATTATATGATAGATTGTTCAGTGTAGAAGCTCCAGATGCTGATAAGGAAGTAGATTTCTTAGAGCATTTAAATCCAGATTCTTTGAAAGTGATTCAAGCTTATGCTGAGCCTTCATTAAAAGATGCAAATCCAGAAGATCGTTTCCAGTTCCAGCGTTTGGGCTATTTTGTGGCGGATATGAAGGATTTTGGTAATGGAAACTATGTGTTCAATCGCACAGTGCCATTGAGAGATACTTGGGCAAAAAGTAAATAA
- a CDS encoding cbb3-type cytochrome c oxidase N-terminal domain-containing protein, protein MKHRIPGRITIPVVLLAILATFMMIIPMDFIPENGLAGILYNAVYQLKNVFSYWIVWVILGISFLMLLIINEINRVIERKKLSKLSPEERAIFLAEEKEGYLKRLFRSSKEKQSEEEEQAILLDHGFDGIKELDNSLPQWWLAMFYLGTAYMIIYVIAYFTTDFAHPIEEYNAQNALMEEQAQLWIKQNDITIDKAENLYKDEGALQRGEAIFTSICATCHMANGGGAAGPNLTDDYWINHQESELFKNIYHVVYDGSPNNPAMQAFGQTKQLTGLDIQDVASYVYYLNQVKPQVTVEEGGLAPQGEEMPQWKRK, encoded by the coding sequence ATGAAACATCGTATTCCAGGTCGTATTACAATACCAGTTGTGTTATTGGCGATTTTAGCTACATTTATGATGATTATTCCGATGGATTTTATTCCAGAGAATGGATTAGCAGGAATCCTCTACAATGCCGTATATCAACTAAAGAATGTTTTTAGTTATTGGATTGTTTGGGTAATCCTAGGAATTTCGTTCTTAATGCTACTCATCATCAATGAAATTAATCGTGTAATTGAACGCAAAAAACTATCTAAACTTTCTCCAGAAGAAAGAGCTATTTTCCTTGCTGAAGAGAAAGAAGGATATTTAAAACGATTATTTAGAAGTAGTAAAGAGAAACAATCAGAAGAAGAAGAACAAGCAATCCTTCTAGATCATGGTTTTGATGGAATTAAGGAGCTAGACAACTCTCTTCCTCAATGGTGGCTAGCAATGTTTTATCTTGGTACTGCCTACATGATTATCTATGTAATCGCATACTTTACAACGGATTTTGCACACCCAATCGAGGAATATAATGCTCAAAACGCATTGATGGAAGAGCAAGCTCAATTATGGATTAAACAAAACGATATCACAATTGACAAAGCTGAAAACTTGTATAAAGACGAGGGAGCACTCCAAAGAGGTGAAGCTATCTTTACAAGTATTTGTGCGACTTGCCACATGGCAAACGGAGGAGGTGCTGCGGGTCCAAACTTGACAGATGACTATTGGATTAATCACCAAGAAAGTGAGTTGTTCAAAAATATATACCATGTTGTGTATGATGGTTCTCCTAACAACCCTGCGATGCAAGCCTTTGGGCAAACCAAGCAGCTTACTGGTCTAGATATTCAGGATGTGGCATCTTATGTTTATTATCTAAACCAAGTAAAACCACAAGTTACCGTAGAAGAAGGCGGTCTAGCTCCTCAAGGAGAGGAAATGCCTCAATGGAAAAGAAAATAG
- a CDS encoding DUF6952 family protein — protein sequence MRLPLIKHIDSFIEENDQDFVLETIETLENLIECDNLKDEELDVIGELLSNFYGAIEVNKMIKEGKSQRDALNAFMKRVTGSIDK from the coding sequence ATGAGGTTACCGCTAATTAAACATATTGATAGTTTTATTGAAGAGAACGATCAAGATTTCGTTCTTGAAACTATCGAAACTTTAGAAAACTTAATCGAGTGCGATAATTTGAAAGACGAGGAGCTAGATGTCATCGGCGAATTACTTTCAAACTTCTACGGAGCTATCGAGGTAAACAAAATGATCAAAGAAGGAAAATCGCAACGCGATGCCTTGAACGCTTTTATGAAACGCGTAACGGGTTCGATTGATAAATAA
- the ccoS gene encoding cbb3-type cytochrome oxidase assembly protein CcoS, with amino-acid sequence MGIVFLMVLVSVSLAFVFLIVFIIGVKKGQFDEGEAPAIRILKEDKKETKKEDL; translated from the coding sequence ATGGGAATAGTTTTTCTAATGGTTTTAGTGAGTGTTTCGCTTGCATTTGTCTTTCTAATTGTGTTTATAATTGGAGTAAAGAAAGGACAATTTGATGAGGGAGAAGCTCCAGCGATTAGAATTTTAAAAGAAGATAAAAAAGAAACAAAAAAAGAGGATTTATAA
- a CDS encoding sulfite exporter TauE/SafE family protein: MGVLIISALVLGLANSLHCVGMCGPIAFSLGLSQEKNVAFYTKNLLYQLGRVTTYTSLGVLVGLVGKGISLAGFHGKISIAMGILMIIYALLPKKTIAKVESFGNTSRFLMQVKSKLGEFIKKRSYFSLYITGILNGLLPCGAVYVALIAAIAAGSVAKSAMFMALFGLGTIPLMFLAVFLGASLNLPLRNKLNKILPYLIILVGILFIIRGLELGIPFLSPPASALDVSGNPHSCHCH, from the coding sequence ATGGGGGTATTAATCATCTCTGCACTTGTTTTAGGCCTAGCCAATAGTTTGCATTGCGTGGGCATGTGTGGTCCTATTGCTTTTTCCTTGGGGCTTTCTCAAGAAAAAAATGTAGCCTTTTACACCAAAAACCTTTTATACCAGCTGGGGAGAGTTACCACCTATACATCTCTGGGAGTGCTCGTTGGCTTGGTAGGGAAAGGAATTTCATTGGCTGGATTTCATGGAAAAATCAGCATAGCCATGGGGATTTTAATGATCATTTATGCCCTTTTGCCCAAGAAAACCATTGCAAAAGTTGAAAGCTTTGGGAATACTTCAAGATTTTTAATGCAAGTAAAATCTAAACTAGGCGAATTCATCAAAAAAAGAAGTTATTTCTCATTATACATTACAGGAATCCTAAACGGCTTACTGCCTTGTGGAGCCGTTTATGTTGCATTGATTGCCGCCATCGCTGCAGGAAGTGTAGCCAAAAGTGCAATGTTTATGGCACTTTTTGGATTAGGGACTATTCCGTTGATGTTTTTGGCTGTGTTTCTAGGCGCAAGCCTGAATTTACCACTCAGAAATAAATTAAATAAAATATTGCCTTATTTAATTATTTTAGTAGGAATACTATTCATCATCAGAGGACTAGAACTCGGCATTCCGTTTTTATCCCCACCCGCCTCGGCATTGGATGTAAGCGGAAATCCACATTCTTGTCATTGTCATTAA
- the ccoN gene encoding cytochrome-c oxidase, cbb3-type subunit I gives MQMQTFYYDNKIVKYFLYATIFWGVLAFILGLTVATLLFFPTLPEYLFGTDDPDIGFTLFGNTIFDLSNTEGVLGYGRLRMLHTSAAIFAFVGNGFFAGAYYSMQRLLKTRMASDVMSWINFWGWQLVIVICVITFFLGFNTSKEYAEHEWPLDILIAVVWVLFGVHMFMTIAKRRVKHMYVAIWFYIATWIGVAMLHIFNNLEVPVNWNVIQPKSYSLYAGVQDALVQWWYGHNAVAFFLTTPVLGLMYYFLPKAANRPVFSYKLSIIHFWSLIFVYLWAGPHHLIYTALPGWAQALGTGFSVMLIAPSWGGMLNGLLTLRGAWDKVREEPILKFFVVAVTCYGMATFEGPMLATKTLNSIGHFTDWVIAHVHVGTLGWNGFMMFGIIYYIIPRIFNTKLASKGLANAHFWLGTLGIILYAIPMYMAGWTQALMWKEFNPSGTLVYSNFLQTVTEIFPYYVLRAIGGALYLTGSILLVINIVKTVRAGRFTANEEAQAPALARLSGDRQKGEAIHPWLERKPLLFSILSFVAVAIGGAVEIIPTMVVKSNIPTISSVKPYTPLEVEGRDIYIREGCNACHSQMIRPFRDEVKRYGEYSKPGEFVYDHPFLWGSKRTGPDLQREGGKRTDSWHFKHMWNPRQTSDGSIMPRYPWIVNNRLDRSLTMDKLNALSILGVPYEEELKDPEKVFAHMDEQATGIQEKIFEEAPDLKDALKEQQEREGENFIPLKDREITALIAYLQRLGTDIKKEETETASN, from the coding sequence ATGCAAATGCAAACTTTTTATTACGACAACAAGATTGTGAAGTACTTCTTGTACGCCACAATATTTTGGGGAGTTCTCGCCTTCATTTTGGGACTTACAGTTGCAACACTGTTGTTTTTCCCTACCTTACCGGAATATCTCTTCGGGACAGATGACCCAGATATCGGTTTCACGCTTTTTGGCAATACCATATTCGACCTCTCTAATACAGAAGGGGTTTTGGGCTATGGTAGATTGAGAATGCTCCATACTTCTGCCGCAATTTTTGCTTTTGTGGGAAATGGTTTTTTCGCCGGAGCATACTATTCAATGCAGCGATTACTTAAAACCCGTATGGCTAGTGATGTCATGAGCTGGATCAACTTCTGGGGCTGGCAATTAGTAATTGTAATTTGTGTAATCACTTTCTTTTTAGGATTTAACACCTCTAAAGAGTATGCAGAACATGAATGGCCTCTTGATATTCTAATTGCAGTTGTCTGGGTATTGTTTGGAGTTCACATGTTCATGACAATCGCAAAAAGACGCGTAAAACACATGTATGTAGCTATTTGGTTCTATATCGCAACTTGGATTGGGGTTGCAATGCTACATATCTTCAACAACTTAGAAGTTCCTGTAAACTGGAATGTTATTCAACCTAAGAGTTACTCTTTATATGCTGGAGTTCAAGATGCCTTGGTGCAATGGTGGTATGGGCACAATGCCGTGGCATTCTTCCTTACAACTCCTGTACTTGGTTTAATGTATTATTTCTTGCCAAAAGCGGCAAACCGTCCTGTATTCTCATATAAATTATCAATCATTCACTTCTGGTCTTTGATTTTTGTTTACTTGTGGGCAGGGCCTCACCACTTGATCTACACTGCTTTGCCAGGTTGGGCACAAGCATTAGGTACTGGTTTCTCTGTGATGCTTATCGCTCCATCTTGGGGAGGTATGTTGAACGGCCTCCTTACTTTAAGAGGTGCTTGGGATAAAGTGAGAGAAGAACCTATTTTGAAATTCTTTGTAGTAGCTGTAACCTGTTACGGTATGGCGACTTTTGAAGGTCCTATGCTTGCTACAAAAACTTTAAATAGTATTGGTCACTTTACCGATTGGGTAATCGCCCACGTACACGTAGGAACGCTAGGATGGAATGGATTTATGATGTTTGGTATTATATACTACATCATCCCTAGAATATTTAACACAAAACTTGCGTCTAAAGGATTAGCTAATGCTCATTTCTGGTTAGGTACATTAGGAATCATTCTCTATGCAATTCCTATGTACATGGCGGGATGGACTCAAGCATTGATGTGGAAAGAATTTAATCCTTCTGGAACTTTAGTTTATTCAAACTTCTTACAAACTGTAACCGAAATTTTCCCATACTATGTGCTTAGAGCAATAGGTGGTGCATTATACTTAACTGGTTCTATTTTACTAGTAATCAACATTGTTAAAACTGTTCGCGCTGGTAGATTTACAGCTAATGAGGAAGCTCAAGCTCCTGCACTTGCAAGACTTTCAGGAGATAGACAAAAAGGTGAGGCTATCCACCCTTGGTTAGAAAGAAAACCTTTGCTATTCTCTATCCTATCTTTTGTAGCAGTAGCAATCGGTGGTGCTGTGGAAATTATCCCAACAATGGTGGTGAAATCAAATATTCCTACCATCAGTAGCGTGAAACCTTATACTCCGTTAGAAGTTGAAGGACGCGATATTTATATACGCGAAGGTTGTAATGCGTGCCACTCTCAAATGATTAGACCATTTAGAGATGAAGTAAAACGCTACGGAGAATACTCTAAACCAGGAGAATTCGTTTACGATCACCCGTTCTTGTGGGGATCTAAAAGAACTGGTCCAGATTTACAAAGAGAAGGTGGTAAAAGAACTGATTCTTGGCACTTTAAACATATGTGGAACCCTAGACAGACATCAGATGGATCTATCATGCCTAGATACCCATGGATTGTAAACAATAGACTAGACCGAAGCTTAACCATGGATAAATTAAATGCTCTTTCTATACTTGGAGTACCTTACGAAGAGGAACTTAAAGATCCAGAGAAAGTATTTGCTCACATGGATGAACAGGCTACAGGCATTCAAGAGAAAATCTTCGAAGAGGCTCCAGACTTGAAAGATGCGTTAAAAGAGCAACAAGAGCGTGAAGGAGAAAACTTCATTCCGCTTAAAGATCGTGAAATCACTGCTTTGATCGCTTATTTGCAGAGACTGGGAACCGACATTAAAAAGGAAGAAACTGAAACTGCAAGCAACTAA